DNA sequence from the Leptospira limi genome:
CGAGTGTCACACGAAGGATCGTGAGAGTGATGTCTTTGTTAGTAGCGAGCAATTTGTAAAACATAGAACCTCTTATTGCTAAATAGTTTAATATCAAACTACTTAATGATAGAGAAATCGGTCAATCTAAAATTTAGAATTTTTTCTAGGTTTTTTCGTACACGAGAAAGATCTCGTTTCCTTTGGCAAAATGTTGTTTTAGGGTCCAATTCTGTTTGTCAAAATCTGGAAGTTCGGAAGTCCGATCGGCAATCCCGGCAAGGCCTGTTTTTCCAATGATATAAGGCACGACTGTGATATAAATGCGGTCCACAAGATCAGCTTCCAAAAAGGAAAAATTGAGTTTAGGTCCACCTTCAAGGAGGACGTTTTTGTATCCTTTTCGTTTGAGGATCCCTGTCACTTTTTTCGGGTCAATGTCATCGGAATCCAAAGCAAAGATCTCCGCTTTGTTTTCTAAGCTGGTTTTGATTTCTTTTAAATTGGATTTTGTACAGATGATGAGTGGGATGTGGTCAGATTCTTCGAAAACATGTTTGTCAGGAGGAAGGGTTCCTTTTCGGACAAGGATGACAGGCCTTGGATTTAAGGCATTGGGAACGGCACGGATTTTTACGATGGGATTGTCATTGATGATGGAATTTTTTCCAATGAGGACTGCATCGGATTGAGAGCGGTAAACGTCCATTTGGGTTTTGTCTTCACTGGACGTGAGGCCATACCAACGGCCATCGGGGCGAACAACCTTTCCATCCAAGGTCATCGCCATATTAATCGATAATTTCATGAAATTTTCCTCCGAGAGAGATTCTGCAATTCGCGCTGGAGGATGTGGTAGACCTGCATTGAACAGGTCCCGCAGCCGGTAGAGGCCCTTGTTGTTTCTCTAATTTGTTCCATGGTTACGGCACCCGCATGGATGGCACGGACTAAATCTTCTTCCGTCACCATTCGACATAAACAGACCCGTTTTGGTCTCATTAGGGAATTTAAATCGAAAGGATCCATACCTGAACTAATCATTTGACAGATTTACGAAAGGGAGGGAAACTCTTTAATTACTTTCAAACAAGGAAAATTCTGAAACCCTCTATGTCCCAAGACAAAAACCCGGAAGCTAAAAAGAAAAAAAACCGTGAAATTTTCGGATGGTGTATGTTTGATTTTGCGAACTCATCCTATACCACAGTCATTATCAGTGTCGTTTATTGTGAAATTTTCACAAGACTCGTCGTACCAGCAGAAGTGGGATCGGACAATCCGTTCCGTATCGGGAATACGCTCTGGGCATGGGCACTGGCAGCATCCTATTTATTTGTAGTGGCAACAGGTCCCATCTTTGGTGCCATCACAGACTATAGTTCTAAGAAAAAATTATTCCTTTTCCTCAGTTACGTTGGTTGTGTCGTTGCAACTTTTTTACTCTATTATGTAGAACCTGGAATGATTTGGCTTGGAATGGTGCTTGTGGCATTCTCCAATTTTTTCTTTGCTTCTGGCGAAAACTTTGCTTCCAGTTTTTTGCCTTTCCTTGGATCCAAAGAGGATCTAGGAAAAATATCGGGTTACGCATGGGGGATTGGTTACTTCGGTGGGATTGGATCCGTAGCCTTAGCGACCACACTCGGTGATTATACATTAGAAAATTTCGATAACTTAAAGTTAGTGGGTCCATATACGGCGATTTTCTTTTTGGTTGCTGCAATTCCAACATTCCTTTTTTTAAAAGAACCTCACCTTCCGCTTGGGGTATCTCATAAGGTAAATTACTTTAAAATTGGGAAAGACCGAGTGATCCAAACTTTAAAAGATGCGACTCACTTCAAAGATTTGATGATCTATCTTGTTTCCTTATTTTTTACAATGGCGGCACTTGCGATTGTCATTTCATTTGCCTTCATTTATGGATCTCAAGAAATTCATATCGCAGCAGAACACAAACAAGCAATGTTTATATTCA
Encoded proteins:
- a CDS encoding MFS transporter codes for the protein MSQDKNPEAKKKKNREIFGWCMFDFANSSYTTVIISVVYCEIFTRLVVPAEVGSDNPFRIGNTLWAWALAASYLFVVATGPIFGAITDYSSKKKLFLFLSYVGCVVATFLLYYVEPGMIWLGMVLVAFSNFFFASGENFASSFLPFLGSKEDLGKISGYAWGIGYFGGIGSVALATTLGDYTLENFDNLKLVGPYTAIFFLVAAIPTFLFLKEPHLPLGVSHKVNYFKIGKDRVIQTLKDATHFKDLMIYLVSLFFTMAALAIVISFAFIYGSQEIHIAAEHKQAMFIFIQISAAIGALAFGVIQDSIGAKKTFNLTLVLWLMTCGLIYYVHDLTTFMNGVLGKNWTVQWVFVFISSLAGMGLGSTQSASRALVGIFSPESKSGEFFGMWGLSGKIAAALGLFLFGYIQTLMSLRNAFLVVAFFYFLSLLINLFVNEERGVEAANRFQEKT
- a CDS encoding (2Fe-2S)-binding protein, coding for MISSGMDPFDLNSLMRPKRVCLCRMVTEEDLVRAIHAGAVTMEQIRETTRASTGCGTCSMQVYHILQRELQNLSRRKIS
- a CDS encoding RibD family protein, with the translated sequence MKLSINMAMTLDGKVVRPDGRWYGLTSSEDKTQMDVYRSQSDAVLIGKNSIINDNPIVKIRAVPNALNPRPVILVRKGTLPPDKHVFEESDHIPLIICTKSNLKEIKTSLENKAEIFALDSDDIDPKKVTGILKRKGYKNVLLEGGPKLNFSFLEADLVDRIYITVVPYIIGKTGLAGIADRTSELPDFDKQNWTLKQHFAKGNEIFLVYEKT